The segment TGCAACGATTGAAGGAAGAAAAACAAAAAGCGGAAACAGCTTTATCAGAACTGCAAACCACACAAAAGCAACTCATTCAATCCGAAAAGATGGCATCGCTCGGTGAACTCACTGCCGGCATTGCCCATGAAATTCAAAACCCGTTAAACTTCGTCAACAACTTTAGTGAAGTAAGTAAAGAACTGCTTGATGAAATGAAAGAAGCCATTGATAAAGGTGATACAGAAGAAGCAAAAGAAATCATGCAGGATTTAATTCAGAATTTAGAAAAGATCAATCATCATGGAAAACGTGCTGATGGAATTGTAAAAGGAATGTTGCAACACAGTCGTTCAAGTTCCGGGCAAAAAGAACCCAATGATATCAATGCATTGACGGATGAGTATTTCCGATTGGCTTATCATGGTTTACGAGCAAAGGATAAATCGTTCAATGCCTCATTAAAAACTGATTATGATGAAAGCATTGGCAAGGTAAATATCGTTCCGCAGGATATGGGAAGAGTAATTCTGAACCTAATTACAAATGCATTTTATGTAGTGAATGAAAAATCAAAACAAGGCATTGAAGGTTACGAACCAACTGTTTCAGTTAGTACAAAAAAGATTGGCGATAAAGTTCTGATTTCTGTAACGGATAACGGCAATGGCATTCCTCAAAAAGTATTCGACAAAATCTTTCAACCCTTCTTTACAACAAAACCAACAGGGCAAGGAACCGGCTTGGGCTTGAGTTTGAGTTATGATATTGTAAAAGCACATGGCGGTGAATTGAAAGTAGAAACAAAAGAAAACGAAGGAACATCTTTTATTATTCAATTACACACAAAAGAAAATTGAGTATGAGAAAATTTTTATTGCCCTTTTTATTGTTGGTTGTTATTGCTCAAATAACCACGGCACAGCTGCCACAGTTCAATTTACAGGTAGATGAAAAAACGCAACACTTTGGTCAGGCCAATGCATTGATACAGGATCAGCAAGGTTATATCTGGTTTAGCAGTTTTACAAAAGGCCTTATTAGATACGATGGCAAGACTTTTAAAACATTCAGACATGATCCTGAAAACTCAAATACTCCTGCCAGCAACTTCATCATTTCTATGGCATTAGATCCTTCGGGTAAAATTTGGCTATCACCCGTGGGTAGTGGACTTGATAGATTCGACCCCGTTACCAACAGTTTCACACACTTCAGGCACAACAAAGCTGACCCCAAAAGTATCATTTCCGATACTGTTTTTAGTGTCATGATTGATCATACAGGCAAGCCATGGCTTGGAACTAACAAAGGCTTGGAAACATTCGATGCCAAATCCAATAGCTTTATCCAAATCCCAATAATCGCTCAAGAAAAGTCGGCTAAAATCAGTGCATCAGTTTTTATAGTGTACGAAGACAAAAAAGGAATCATCTGGTTTTCGAGTGGTGACCCAATTAACAATGTCACGAAAAATGGAGGGCTTATTCGGCTTGATCCTGCTACAGGCAAACAAACGTTTTACAAAGCAGATCCGTTAAATCCGAACGCTCTTATTAATTCATTCATTGTGGCCATTTTTGAAGACAGTAAGGGTAATTTTTGGGTAGGTACAAGCGGAAACGGTTTACATACGCTCAACAGAGAAACGGGTAAGTTTACAAGGCATTTATTTGACCCTGCACAACCGGGAAAATTAAGTTCGCCAATTAAAAACGACACTACTGATGCCATTACTTTTATAAGCGAAGACAACGCAGGTAAAATTTGGATTGGATCGTATGCTAACGGTATCAATTGGTATGACCCCAAAGACCAACATACCTATCATTTTGGGATACCTCAAAGCAAAAAAAATATCTCCACATTTGAAAAGGACACGATTACAGGTTTTAAGGAAAATGGTGCTCTTCGTATACTGATAGCAGCCGATAGTACAACTTGGATTACGGGTGTTGCAGGCAATATTTATACAGTATCCTATGGCAAAAAATCAATTCCTTATTACCCGAATACAAAAGCAGTCAATGCATTCTATCTAGAGCCGAATGGTAAAATACTTTGGTTTGGTACGGAATCCGGGCTTGTACGAAAGGATCTTGCTGCTAATACCTTACAATACTTGACTCATGATCCAAAAAATTCCAATAGCATCAACCATAATTCAGTTGTAGCTGTACAACCCGATGAAAATGGTAAGCTATACATTGCTGCCCATGCGGGTGGGCTTGATCTTTTTGATCCGGAAACAGGGAAATTTACACACGTCAAACCGTTGAATGCAGGCCCTGGAAATACATTGGATTCTCTTCACTGCATTTTTATAGAAAACAAACAATACCTGTGGCTGGGAGGTGAACATGGTTTAGCAAGAGTTGATCGTTCTACTAATCAGTTCAAAGTGTATCGTTTCAACGACGAAGATAAAAAAGGTATCAGCGGCAACACTGTTTACAGTATCACCAAAGACAAAAACAACCATCTGTGGTTTGCCAATTTTGGCGGAGTGGATAAATTTATTAGCGATAGTAATTATTTCAAACACTATTTGAATGGTTACATTGTGAAAGCTGTATTAACCGATGCAAAAGGCATCGTATGGGCAGGTACTGATGTTGGCTTGTTTCAGTATGATGAAGTAAAAGACCAATTTGTGCCTTTTAATTCTCCCAGTTTTCCTGCAGGTATAGAGTCGATACTAAACATATTAGAAGACGACCAACAAACACTTTGGATTACAACGGCTAATGCTATCTTAAAAATTAATGCCAACCGGGAACGTGTGCAACTATTTAATGCAGACTATGGCATTTTTTCGTCCAATTGGAATTGGTTGAATAATTATAAGGCATCGGATGGTCGATTATTTATTGGTGGTCACAATGGGTATTACATGTTTAATCCCCAAGAGATTAATGTAAGCAGCCCGGCACCGGTATTAAATTTTACTCAACTCAGTATTGGAGGCAAAGAGATATTTCCAGGTGAAGATGGTATTCTTAAAAACCCTATTTGGAAAACAGAAGTAATCAACCTTGCTTATAATCAAAATTCATTTTCAATTGATTTTATAGCGCTCAACTACAATTCTTCGGAAGCTATCAAGTATAGCTATCAACTCGAAAATTTTGACAATGGCTGGAATAATCTGCTGACAGAACACAAAGCTTCTTTTTTTAATGTCCCTCCTGGTCGTTTTACCCTTCGGGTAAGAGCAATTAACA is part of the Lacibacter sediminis genome and harbors:
- a CDS encoding two-component regulator propeller domain-containing protein, yielding MRKFLLPFLLLVVIAQITTAQLPQFNLQVDEKTQHFGQANALIQDQQGYIWFSSFTKGLIRYDGKTFKTFRHDPENSNTPASNFIISMALDPSGKIWLSPVGSGLDRFDPVTNSFTHFRHNKADPKSIISDTVFSVMIDHTGKPWLGTNKGLETFDAKSNSFIQIPIIAQEKSAKISASVFIVYEDKKGIIWFSSGDPINNVTKNGGLIRLDPATGKQTFYKADPLNPNALINSFIVAIFEDSKGNFWVGTSGNGLHTLNRETGKFTRHLFDPAQPGKLSSPIKNDTTDAITFISEDNAGKIWIGSYANGINWYDPKDQHTYHFGIPQSKKNISTFEKDTITGFKENGALRILIAADSTTWITGVAGNIYTVSYGKKSIPYYPNTKAVNAFYLEPNGKILWFGTESGLVRKDLAANTLQYLTHDPKNSNSINHNSVVAVQPDENGKLYIAAHAGGLDLFDPETGKFTHVKPLNAGPGNTLDSLHCIFIENKQYLWLGGEHGLARVDRSTNQFKVYRFNDEDKKGISGNTVYSITKDKNNHLWFANFGGVDKFISDSNYFKHYLNGYIVKAVLTDAKGIVWAGTDVGLFQYDEVKDQFVPFNSPSFPAGIESILNILEDDQQTLWITTANAILKINANRERVQLFNADYGIFSSNWNWLNNYKASDGRLFIGGHNGYYMFNPQEINVSSPAPVLNFTQLSIGGKEIFPGEDGILKNPIWKTEVINLAYNQNSFSIDFIALNYNSSEAIKYSYQLENFDNGWNNLLTEHKASFFNVPPGRFTLRVRAINSEGSVTEKTITIIVSPPWWKTWWAYGLYALLFILLGYFIYKYQKYYIVKRERERTQQKELAQAREIEKAYTELKATQAQLIQSEKMASLGELTAGIAHEIQNPLNFVNNFSEVNKELLTEMKEEMEKGNLDDAKAIADDVISNEEKIIQHGKRADSIVKGMLQHSRSSSGQKEPTDINALADEYLRLAYHGLRAKDKLFNATLKTNYDESIGNINIIPQDMGRVILNLITNAFYVVDEKKKSGVQDYEPTVSVSTKKNNGRIEIKVSDNGNGIPQKVLDKIFQPFFTTKPTGQGTGLGLSLSYDIVKAHGGELKVETREGQGTTFSIILPI